Proteins encoded in a region of the Nicotiana tomentosiformis chromosome 9, ASM39032v3, whole genome shotgun sequence genome:
- the LOC138899322 gene encoding uncharacterized protein, which produces MSLNNWMKTAVQSTTQAVQAPSDIDETLKKILENRKTIMDTLVHHGSVIKELGKEVKKMRNCSSSSSSRSSSSSSCSSSSNSCCSSSSSSSSSSSSSSSSSSSSSNSGSGNGSSSNSSGSSRSSGSRSSSGGSGSSSGRDSGGSSSSSSSSSSSCYCSSGSSSDNSSSSSSNGGSNSGRGSSSSGRDSGSSSSSSSSGSIGSSSSSSSSSGGSGGSGGSGSGGSGSSGNSRGGSSGGCCSSSDSSSSSSSDSSGSSSGSSSGDSSGGSGSSSSSDSSGSNSSGSSSSSSSSKSSSSGSSSSSTAVVVAVAAVAVAVVVVVAVVVAA; this is translated from the exons atgagtctcaacaactggatgaaGACAGCAGTACAGTCCACTACTCAAGCAGTACAAGCTCCCTCTGACATTGATGAGACGCTCAAGAAGATTCTGGAGAACCGGAAGACGatcatggacaccttggtacATCACGGGTCAGTTATTAAGGAGTTGggaaaggaagtgaagaagatgagaaa ttgCAGTAGTAGTAGCAGCAGCCGCAGCAGTAGTAGCAGTAGCTGTAGCAGTAGTAGTAATAGTtgttgtagtagtagtagtagcagtagcagtagcagtagcagtagcagtagcagtagtagtagtagtagtaatagtgGTAGTGGTAATGGTAGTAGTAGTAATAGTAGTGGTAGTAGTCGTAGTAGTGGTAGTCGTAGTAGTAGTGGTGgtagtggtagtagtagtggTCGAGATAGTggtggtagtagtagtagtagtagtagtagtagtagtagttgttattgtagtaGTGGTAGCAGTAGtgataatagtagtagtagtagtagtaatggtGGTAGTAATAGTGGTAGaggtagtagtagtagtggtcgagatagtggtagtagtagtagtagtagtagtagtggtagtattggtagtagtagtagtagtagtagtagtagtggtggtagtggtggtagtggtggtagtGGTAGTGGTGGTAGTGGTAGTAGTGGTAATAGTAGAGGTGGTAGTAGTGGTGGTTGTTGTAGTAGTAGTGATAGTAGTAGTTCTAGTAGTAGTGatagtagtggtagtagtagtggtagtagtagtggTGATAGTAGTGGTggtagtggtagtagtagtagtagtgatAGTAGTGGTAGTAatagtagtggtagtagtagtagtagtagtagcagtaaaagtagtagtagtggtagtagcagcagtagca CagcagtagtagtagcagtagcagcagtagcagtagcagtagtagtagtgGTAGCAGTAGTCGTAGCAGCATGA
- the LOC138899323 gene encoding uncharacterized protein: MSGSSSGSSSSSGSNSGSSNSRSRRCSCSGSSNSSISSSSSNSSSSSSSSSSSSNSSSSSSRSSNNSGSSSSSSGSGSGGGSSSSSSSSSSSNGSSSGSGDGSGSGSSGSSSNGSSSGSSSDSSDSSGSSSSGSHNGGSSSGSRSGSSGVSSGRSSSSSGSSSGSDSGSSSDGSNGSSDSSSSSSSSSSNSSSSSDSSSSSSSSSNGSSSNSSNSGSSSRSGRSSSSSSSSNNISSISSSSSSSSCSSRSSSSSSNNNSSSSSSSNSSSSSSNSSSSRSSNSNSRSRSSSSRSSSISSGCSSSSSNNSSSSSGGSSSSSSSSSSSSSGSSSNCSSSSSSSNCSSSGSSGGGGNSSGSSGSSSNGSSSGSSSGSRGSSSSGSRSGGSDSRSGSSGASSGRSSSSSSGSDSGSSSGGSSSSSGSSSNGSSSGSSSGSGGGDGNGSGSSGSSSNGSSSGSSSDSNGSSGSSSSGSHSGGSISGS, translated from the coding sequence ATGAGTggtagtagtagtggtagtagcAGCAGTAGTGGTAGTAATAGTGGTAGTAGTAATAGTAGAAGCAGGAGATGTAGCTGTAGTGGTAGTAGTAATAGCAGTATTAGTAGTAGTAGCAGTaacagtagtagtagtagtagtagtagtagcagcagcagtaatagtagtagtagtagtagcagaAGCAGCAACAAcagtggtagtagtagtagtagtagtggtagtggtagtggtggtggtagtagtagtagtagtagtagtagtagtagtagtaatggtagtagtagtggtagtggtgatggtagtggtagtggtagtagtggtagtagtagtaatggtagtagtagtggtagtagtagtgATAGTAGTGatagtagtggtagtagtagtagtggtagtCATAATGGTGGTAGTAGCAGTGGTAGTAGAAGTGGTAGTAGTGGTGTTAGTAGTGGTagaagtagtagtagtagtggtagtagtagtggTAGTGATAGTGGTAGTAGTAGTGATGGTAGTAATGGTAGTAgtgatagtagtagtagtagtagtagcagcagcagcaacagtagtagtagtagtgatAGTAGTAGCAGCAGCAGCAGTAGTAGTAATGGTAGCAGCAGTAATAGTAGTAatagtggtagtagtagtagGAGTGGTAGGAGTAGtagtagcagcagcagcagcaacaacattAGTAGTATtagtagtagtagcagcagcAGTAGCTGTAGCAGTAGgagtagtagtagtagcagcaacaacaacagtagtagtagtagtagtagtaatagtagtagtagtagtagtaatagtagtagtagtaggagTAGCAATAGTAACAGCAGGAGTAGAAGTAGCAGTAGCAGGAGTAGTAGTATTAGTAGTggttgtagtagtagtagtagcaacaatagtagtagtagtagtggtggtagtagtagtagtagtagcagtagtagtagtagtagtagtggtagtagtagtaattgtagtagtagtagtagtagtagtaattgtagtagtagtggtagtagtggtggtggtggtaatagtagtggtagtagtggtagtagtagtaatggtagtagtagtggtagtagtagtggtagtagaggtagtagtagtagtggtagtCGTAGTGGTGGTAGTGATAGTAGAAGTGGTAGTAGTGGTGCTAGTAGTGGTagaagtagtagtagtagtagtggtagtgATAGTGGTAGTAGCAGTggtggtagtagtagtagtagtggtagtagtagtaatggtagtagtagtggtagtagtagtggtagtggtggtggtgatggtaatggtagtggtagtagtggtagtagtagtaatggtagtagtagtggtagtagtagtgATAGTAAtggtagtagtggtagtagtagtagtggtagtCATAGTGGTGGTAGTATCAGTGGTAGTTGA